ACGTTGACCGAGGTCTGGTTGCTGCCCAGCTCGTTGGTGGCCAGGCAGGTGTAGGTCCCTTCCTCTCGCTTGCTCAGGTGAGGGATGACCAGGGTGCCGTTCCCGTAGACCACGAAGCGCTCTGCACTCTGCTTGGAGCTGCCAGCGGGTAGCTCGTTCCCAGCCCTCTCCACGCCGGGCCCCTTTATCTCCAGGGCTTGGCTGGCGGTTTGCACCTTCCAGCTGACCTCCGGCTGGGGGCTGCCCCTGACTCTGCAGTGCAGCAGGAGCGTGAAGCCGTCGTAGAGCTCGGTGTTGTCCAGGTTGGGGTGGTAGGTCAGCTGCACGGAGGGAGGCGCGCACTGCAGGTCTGGGATTCTCCCCAGTGGGACACCTCGGAGGCTGTCCGGGGCTGCACAGCTGATGGAGTCCTTCTCGGGGATGGAGATCAGGGTGTTCTCAGCCCAGCTCTTCAGCCACAGGAGCCTGCAGGTGCAGTTGAAGGGGTTGTTGTAGATCTGCAAGTGAGACAGGGAAGTCAGCGAATCGAAAGTGCCCTCGGCGATGGTGGTGAACTTGTTGTTGTTTATGCGCAGGGACCTCAGGTCTTTCAGGGTGTGGAAGGCCTCCCAGGGCAGCTTCACCATGTGGTTGTTGTTCATCTTGAGCAGCTGCAGGGCGCTGAGGTTGTACAGATCCCCCCAGGGGAAGTCTACGATCTGGTTGCGGCTGATGTCCAGGTTCTTCAGCTGCACCAGGATGGCGAAGGTGCCCTGCTCTATGGCGCTGATCTCGTTGTGAGCCAGCCACAGCGAGGTGACCTGGGTAACCTCCACGAAGGAGCTCTTCTGCAGGGAGGTGATCTTGTTGGCGGACAGGCTGAGGGTGGTCACGTTGGAGGGCAGCCCCACGGGGACCGCCTGCAGATCTTTGTAAGCGCAGTCTGCGAACTGATGGGCGTATTTGTCCACACAGGAGCAGGGCTCCGGGCAGCCCTGGCTCACCCCCAGGAAAGCTGCGATCCACAGCCAGAGCAACGGGTCCATCTTCCTCCTGCAGCCAGAGACAGAGACATGCACGATTACCCCACCCGCTCCTAGCCTCGGAGACACCGCTGCGCTCTctggctgggagcagcctggTCCCTCCGCTTTTCCCTTAGCCCAGGGAGAACAGAGAGCAGCGCTCTGCCTCCGACGGAAAATCCAAGTTAGCGAGAGCTCCCTGCTCAGGGGACAGTGCGCTGCGCACGCGGACCCCCGGACACGTGTGATGCGCAAGATAACATCAGCCTAAGCAGTAACACACCCAAACCAGAGATCAGAGCCTACAAATCATTGTTTCAATTCGTTTTCTTCCTGCCTGTCTATTTCTCTGTCTGCCTTTCTTTCATCGGATCGCATGCCGTTTGGAAGTTGCAAGGACTCTATATAACACGTCATTGAACCACGTTTCCGGCACACCCGAAACTCAGACAGCACCGTGCAGTTTTCGTATTGCGTGAAAAATATACGTTATCTAGTCTTTCCTTTTAAAAGCCCCGGTATCCCTTTCTTAGACTTTCCAGTTGAATTGGTCCTGAAGCTGCGTGGCACTGAACACCATGAGAAAGCTCACAGGAGAAGAAATACATTCCACAAAAAGTGCTGTCTTAGATTGATAACAGAACAATTGATAAAGCAATGATTACAAACTTTGACAATAAAAAACATGTAGCTAGGTCTGTCTTTTGCTGACCACAAATACATGAATATggaaatataaatgtatatgtatataaaaaaacCTCCTGTGTAAAACCACGGTCAGATTTACCCTAATAACCTGTAGTTTCGCTGGTATTAATTTGAAGACAAACCGTGCCATGTAGAGGCTGCAGATCAGAAAGCTAGGGAAACATTAGCATTTTTGCCATGTacccctgctgcttccctgcttCAGATGCGAAGACAAACAGCCCTCTAGAAACAGACAGATCTAACATTTGGGGCTAAACCCGGGCCCCACTGGAGCCaatggcacaactcccattgactgcaagggAGCACGGATCCTATCTACCATAGCATCAGAAGAGATCTCGTCCTTTTTCCGACAGCAAAGCTGTTTGTACCTGAAGTCCCTTCTTTGAAATACACACTGTTAGTCCATCCTGCCATGCCTTTACAACCATGCCACGCGTGGCACACAAAAGCTACCACAATCTGGATAACTGCAGGCACCTCCCAAAGCCAAAAAGGAAAGGGATCCCTTCCAGCTAACGTCCTATGCGCAGGTGAAGTTTGCCCAGCCTTACCTGCTCAGCTTGGGAACTGGAGTGTCTCTATGGGGGCAGCTTCCAGGGaagcacccagctgcagaaaccaGTCTGAACTCCAGGCATTTAGTTGGGAAGTACAGGGAGCCCCAGAGATGGGTGGGCTGCTGTGGATCTGTTGCTCCTGGTGGTGGCTGGCTTTAATTTTGCAATCGCAGAGGCAGCACACATTTTTGGAGCTTTGAGCTGCCCAGGCTGCAAGTCCCACTATCCTGATGACTGATCCCCCCTtggccccctccctttttttaattGCTGCTGGGTTGGAGAGTCGGTGCGCGCGCCCGATGCGCCAGGGAGCGCGCCTAGCCTCTCCCACCTCCTGCATATTCTGAGTGTGTTAAAGCCGCAGGGACTCCCACCAAACCCAATGCAATATTTATCATGTCAATATGTTTCCCCGTACATGTGCCATCTTTCAACTctccgccctcctcccccacattccATATTTAGTGAATCTATTTGTTGTGCACTAATTGAATGCAAATAGCTTCTAAGCACTTCAgtgtggggagaaacaaaggagggggctggactagattaTCTGGGACGAGTCTGCTCTTTTGAAGGGTTTAAactcttttgaaagaaaaataaacatgcaGATGATTTGATGCAGCCTCAGTGAGAACCGATCGTGATCAACCTCACCTCCAAGCATGTGTTTGCATAAAGTCTTTTAGCTCCATCTCTCTCGACCTGCGTCTGCTAGTCCTTTCCGCCCAGAGCTCGTTGGGTTTTGAACTATATTAAACAAAATACATAATTGATTTTATCAGTAGAATTGATCCCCCTTCTCCAAGTAGTTCTGGAGGCACCGGCAGCATCTGAAAACAAGAAGGAAATGATGCTACCTCCTCCGAGCACGTTTTTTAATTCAACGAGGCAAGAGGGAAAACAATAAAACGATAGTTAAGTTTTAACCATTCAGCATGTACACAAATGGATGTTTGAAAAATCAACCCGAAATCATCTAAAATGGTTTGAATCACCATTGTACATATGTAATCAGAGAGTTATAAACTCTCAGATTTATTATGTTAAGGGAGAAATGACCTGATGAAGGAAAACCCACATGCAGGATAGAAATATACATTTTGGTGTACAGTAAGTCCATATAATGTTACTGTATAGTAGTAGGTGTAGACTCCTTTCACGTGCGGGTATGTATTCTTAACTAGATGTGTGTACAAATACATCCATCCATCAGACGTGGATGTGCACAGGTAAACCCACTATAATATTTTATACACTCACTTATGAACACATACAGGTACTTCATTACATGTTTGTACATCTATATACAtaaacattacacacacacacatattacacacacgcacacacacacacacacttactcaTGTGCAGGGAATATACACACATTGTATATAGAATATGTGCGACATGTGTCTACATATTCAGCCACACACGTTTGGGTGCGGAGGGACCCTCTGTGAATGAATAAGGGTTTATCCAGTTTTGCCTGGTGTCTCTAATAAGATCAATACCCTCTGTCATGCTCATACATATTTGAATGGCCAGGATTTAAATGAATGCCCcccaaaagggggtgggggtatcTGAAAAGAACCTCTGAAAAGGGTACTCTGCTTCGGAAgaagcttttaaaattaaatattaacatGCACAGAGCACAGTGCTTTGTTAAACAGCGTGCCCTGAAACTGTTCTAAaactcatctttctttctttgcctcaTCTACACAGACATTTGCACTACTTTAGTTAAGCTGATTTACTTAAACCAGTTTAATTCATCTGACATAAATGCCTTCTTAAATTGGTTATcttggtttagcttaaacctgttTCTAATTGCAGTAAACTAAACCGAAATGAGCccggtttaaactgaaataagatcCACCATTCCACCTGattttttgcactggtttaataaAACCGATTAAAATCAgacctttagttaaactggtgtcaTCCTGTGTAGGCAAATCCAAATTTGGCTACCTGCTCTGATCCCACTCGGAGGGTCTGCTGTGCTAAAATGCTCAGCATAGTGTCCCAACTCGCCAGGTTTATTTGCATGCAGCTCCTGGAGGAACAAATCAGCCTGTACAAAGGTGAACGCTATCTGGCGTGATCATGCAAATTAAACCGTATAAAGCCACTGCCAAGGACATCTGTCATTGGCTGGAGTTTGGGgagagcagagcagagagagCTGCAGTGGCTAGGGTGGGATTAACGTAGCTCGACAACAGTAAAATAATCTTTGGCAACATAAAGCAAGTATTGGTGCTGGCGCGCTGCTGCCTTTCCGTGCAGATCTCAAAAGTCCGGTGAATCAAAATCCGTTATTGTCTCCTGAGCAAGCCTGTAACTTTTGGAAAGAAGATGAGCTTTTGCCCTGAGGATTGTGCATGGTCCTGTGGTTAAGTAAAGGTGCTGCATAAggactcagaagagctgggctcagttcttggctctgccactgactccctgtgtgaccttgggcaagttatttaattccccttggcctcagtttccccatctgtacaaagaAGGTAATAattctgtcttgcctatttagagtGTAAATCCTTTAtcacaggaactgtctgtttctatgggcctgatccaatgcctgcCGAAATtgatggaaagattcctattggcTTGGATCATGTCCgatgtgcttgtacagcaccgaCCGAAGTGAGCCCACTAACAACATGAATAAGAGGATTTAGAGCTTAGAGATGCATTTGCTTAACATGATTTTGATCCAGATGCTATAGTACACTCTGAGGACTTTAGGGTGAGATGGAGATGATGGATTCAACAGTTTGCCCTGCCTATTACCGGATCTGCCTTTTGGGATCTCATCTGGGATGAGGCGGTAGAAAAGATGCAATGGACTGGAAAAGTAGGTGAAGAAACTTACTTTACAGCTGAAAAACGAGTCTAATTATTCAATTGCCTCTGGCCTCCAAAGTCCCAGCCTTCCCTAATCACTCAGGGAAATCTGCACTTGCGTATGATGGAGTCTAGAGCTAAGGTGGCTCCAGTTCGGACGTTGCTTTCCTTAACAGTGCAGTGCTTTCTTGTAGGAGAACTGCAGGATGGTCAGGATTAGAAAGGCAAAACTAGGGCTGATCAGCAGCTAGTTAGACTAGGGTTGCTTTCAGTTCCT
The Eretmochelys imbricata isolate rEreImb1 chromosome 10, rEreImb1.hap1, whole genome shotgun sequence genome window above contains:
- the ISLR2 gene encoding immunoglobulin superfamily containing leucine-rich repeat protein 2 codes for the protein MELKDFMQTHAWRRKMDPLLWLWIAAFLGVSQGCPEPCSCVDKYAHQFADCAYKDLQAVPVGLPSNVTTLSLSANKITSLQKSSFVEVTQVTSLWLAHNEISAIEQGTFAILVQLKNLDISRNQIVDFPWGDLYNLSALQLLKMNNNHMVKLPWEAFHTLKDLRSLRINNNKFTTIAEGTFDSLTSLSHLQIYNNPFNCTCRLLWLKSWAENTLISIPEKDSISCAAPDSLRGVPLGRIPDLQCAPPSVQLTYHPNLDNTELYDGFTLLLHCRVRGSPQPEVSWKVQTASQALEIKGPGVERAGNELPAGSSKQSAERFVVYGNGTLVIPHLSKREEGTYTCLATNELGSNQTSVNVAVAGAQKYPARPMEDPLAGKAQPGERKPGPKGSKNSVLSPEERPKPLSPTRHSSHSPWLEQVPSKRPPFEKNCGSSADTQYVSNHAFNQSGQLKQHTFDLGVIALDVSENEAKVQLTPFYGQPEKAHLRALYLCAESGHGHSMVQWSRIEEGVNSYWFQGLTPGTNYSVCLTYLGEDCQVQVVFTTKKEIPSLIIIVVVSIFLLALATVPLLGATCCHLLAKYQGKTYKLIMKAQNPDQMEKHMAADFDPRASYLESEKNYNPSEPGEGEAEREAEGQRELERDESLVAESIAESQSKTNPEEFEVGSEYSDRLPLGAEAVNISQEINGNYRQPAR